CCCACTTTAACATCTGCCAAAAGCGTCGACACAACGGTGAAACTACAATTAAGAACATTTCTTGACTTGACACCTTTTTTGGCATGTTTAGACCAAACTTAATGATGAAATGGTAAGCCACAAGAAAAGAGCAACGTCCGTTATTAAGAAGGTAATCAAAGTATGAGGAAATTTCTTACCAGCTGTTtggtgtttaaatgtttttttgttatgtcaATGTGAAAGAAATATCAATGCAAAAAGCTGAGATAGATGGAGATATTTGAAACCATTGTGACCCTTGATTGTACATACATAGAGTGGCACTAAAGCTCCCAGGTACAGGTGTTAAATCCAATCAATGCTAAGACACCAAGAGTCAGATGAAGGGAGAGGTAGACAAGGGCAAGCACAGGGAGGGTAGGGGTGGAGGGGAGTTGAAAAAAGGTCCTCCACCCCTCAGGGTTGGAGAGGGTCAGCACAGTGACGAATTCGCACAGGAAAAGAGGGGGTGGACCCACATGAAAAAGATTTAAGATGCTCAGACAGAGCAAAGTTTCACAGAAGAACTCAAGACACAGCCTGGGTGAGCTGTTGATCAAAGGACATCTCCAACTAGACAGGTGGAAAAATCTGCAGATCTTCGTGTCCTTTTTTGAGATATTCGTTCCTCAATAGATCACTGCCAAAGCCCtccaagcttttttttctttgaatttaaaaatggcCAAAGTCAATCTGAGCATTGTGGCTTTGGGGGTAATGCTGCTCTTTTTTGCTGACACATGGGCACAGAACCCCAGGAAAAGGCTGGCGCCACCAAAGTCACCTAAGGGTCAGTGCTGTGATGACGTCCGCTCCCTCAAAGTTCAGGTGGCCAACCTGACCAGCATCCTCGAAGAGCTGAGCCGCAAGCAAGAGACCGATTTGTTGAAAGTAGTGAGGCAAATAATGGAGCTGGATCAGCAAAACCGGCAGCAGGAAGCTCGGGTCACCGAGGCTGAGAGCAAGTACTCGGAGATCAACAACCGTGTGGAGATCATGCAGCTGCAAACCCTTCAGTCTGCTACTCAGACTTCATCTGGTGAGCATCAAAGTGGCTGCTATAAGAGCACGGACAGTAAAtgtaaagtttgtttgtttaaatctATCATCTAAAGTTATCTAAAGAAATGCAGTCTTTTTAATCCACTTAAAGCATTGAGGTGAAGTTAAAAATACCTCACACCTGGTAATTATTATCCATCAGTGATTTGCACCTTCTGACCTGTCTCGTAGCTTTTTTTGTCCGCAGTCCAGCTGCTGCCCTTTCCTTACAGATGGTCACAGGttgttcaaaatgacaaaatttcaAGCCCTAGTTTTCATCTGTGAATTACAGTTGGATTTGTTCTCATGTAGAAAAAACAGGTGCTTATTTTCCAAATTACAAACCGAGGATGGTGGCAAAGCCATCATTCAAAATGGAATGTGAAAACTTTCAAACATGCCAACTATTTGACACATGCTAAACTACAGTATTCAGTTTAGacactaaatatttataataagtTCAGTGTGGCAGTTTGGAAGCGACAGTGTACGCAACAGTGGAGCCACTGAcctgatttagaaaaaaaaaaactttatttaagaGTTCCACCTGCAGGTGCCCTCAGGAATAATCTTCACCAGTCACCTTATCTCTACACTTGTTTAAACAGCACTGGTTGCCTGTGTATGAGCATTACATTGTATATCATCTCAAACCTGATCTGAGTGGTTTATCAAAGTGATAAAGCACAGAGAGCTTTTCAGTAAAAGTCAGACACAAGACAGCTTGAAAGGAAGGCACACACAAATTAGAGCTGGAGGATTTCCATAACTCATCAAGTATTGTGCTCAGGGCTCCAAAGAACACAGACCTAATAATTGCAtcaccacattaaaataaaattcaaagatgcttttgttcttctctgttgAGCTCTTGGTGGGCTGAAGATTATGAAGCTCAGGTTACTAAGAACTTCTTAAAAAACAccctttggtttaaaaaaaataacctaacCATGTTTTTCTGTCTCCAGATGCCTTGTATGACTGTGCATCGCTTTACAGTAAGAACTACAAGATCTCAGGCGAGTACAAACTGCCAAAGGATGAGTTTCTGGGTACACCTGAACTCAGTGTAAGTTTCACTTCGAACTTGCTTGATTCAAATTCAGATTCACAATGTCAACGTTGTCATTTCTAAAAACCTGCATTGTTTGGTTGCAGGTCTTCTGTGATATGGACACCAATGGAGGTGGTTGGACTGTGATTCAAAGACGGAAAATTGGCCTGACCTCTTTCAAACGTGACTGGAAGCAGTACAAGGGTGGATTTGGTTCCATCCGAGGAGATTTCTGGCTGGGCAATGACCACATCTTCCGCCTAACAAGGCAGCCCAGTGTGCTCAGGATTGAGCTGGAGGTATGTGATGGAAAGCCTGGCACTGGCATACCATTAATATTAACTGTAGTAAACGTAGCCAGAACTTGGAGTCTGACCTCAGACAGAAAAGATTCATTAGAAAAATTAGTGggtttaagaaaataaatataaaattatagtGTTTTAAAAGACTTTGCCATCGTTTAGAGATATCCCTCTTTAAAACATGTCATATGTGCTTTCCGTGACAGGACTGGGTAGGAGAGACACGCTATGCTGAATACGGTTTTTTCACAGTGAGTAATGAGCTCAACAGCTACAAGCTCTTCCTTGCCAACTACAGTGGAAATGCTGGAGACTCTTTGCGCTACCACAACAACACTAACTTCAGCACCTTCAACAAAGATAACGACAAATGTGTAGATCACTGCGCTGCTTTGCGCAAAGGTAATTTCTTTGTACAATGCAAGATGATAAAGTCCCTCATCTTTTTTGTTAATCAAGGCTAATTCTCCTTCCCTCATTCACTTCCAGGTGGTTACTGGTACAACTGCTGCACTGATTCTAATCTGAATGGCGTTTTCTATCGCTATGGTGAGCACACAAAGAACACAGATGGGATCACTTGGTATGGTTGGCATGGACCCAACTACTCACTGAAGAAGGTAGAGATGAAGGTCCGACCAGTAGGTTTTCAACCATAAAAACCTCAGGGACGTGTTCTCAATTAAAATCATATCCAAGAATACCAAGAGATCTGCTAAATACATGATTCAACTAAAAAGTCATGGCCTTCCCTCGATGGCTCAAGGAATGAAATGACTGTGACTGTCTGGTCAGTCAGATGAATGTTTTGCGTTGGTGGCGTTTTTGATTGTATATTGtagtttgttgttttgcgtgtgtatttatcagtaaaatattctaaattttaaaaacttCACTAGTTGACCTTTCACCACTATCCTAAAGGGTAACTGGACTGATTCTTTCTCACAACTGTCTTGAAAGCATGAGGTCGAATTTTTAGCACATTTAACACAGGTGAGCATCCAGACTGGATCAGCTATAAATCTTTACACACTGCTAATATCTAATTAAAATGCCCATTGTAGTCTGCTGGGATGGGTCTATGCATTTGGAGATATCTCCTTTAATGTACACAGCAATTGTTTCCCTCTGTAAGACCCTAACGTCCATGACTGAACAGTTAGATTTGTAAAATGTGTACAGCTTTGTAATTATGTTGTgtgaatgaaattaaaacatattttttaaaagaaactgTGTGCACATATGGTCCAGGAATCAGTACAGGATAGTTTGAGTTTGCCTGTAAGCTGATTATCTGTGTACTCTAAGTTTATTAATGGGTGTGTTCCAGCCTTGAGTTGGTAACCTTTGACTCTTAGGTCATTGCCTGACACCTTGACTAAAAGTCCCAAGGCACCTTAGCCAAATGCAAAACTgaggaccacacacacacacacacacacacacaccccacctTGTTAAATACCTCCAGGTTTACTTTGTTGCGCGGAGTCACCGAAAGGCTATTTAGATTAACAGCAACAAACGGCCAGCGTTGGCCAAATGGTCAGCGGTCAGGACACGAGTCAAGGCAAACAACTAATTTGAGCCAGACATTCATCTTTTCTTTCCACAACAGATGACTGTGAAAACATTTGAGGCACCAAAAGCGGATTCCCGGATGGTGATAAATGGCAGGTCATTCTATTTCAAGAGTCACAAATATTCAGACCTGAGCCCTTAACAACAACAAGCAGGCATTTATCAGTAGTAGACAGTGTAAGAGGGTACTACTGACCTTGTCCCCATGGACAACTCTATATTAATTCCAACAGTTTTGAAACTCAGCTACCAGTGGAAGGTGGGGACTTTAACAGGAATTTTACCTGGTGTAACTGGGTATCTGAAGGTGGCACTGATATGAATAATCACGGTTCT
This portion of the Gouania willdenowi chromosome 7, fGouWil2.1, whole genome shotgun sequence genome encodes:
- the angptl7 gene encoding angiopoietin-related protein 7, translating into MAKVNLSIVALGVMLLFFADTWAQNPRKRLAPPKSPKGQCCDDVRSLKVQVANLTSILEELSRKQETDLLKVVRQIMELDQQNRQQEARVTEAESKYSEINNRVEIMQLQTLQSATQTSSDALYDCASLYSKNYKISGEYKLPKDEFLGTPELSVFCDMDTNGGGWTVIQRRKIGLTSFKRDWKQYKGGFGSIRGDFWLGNDHIFRLTRQPSVLRIELEDWVGETRYAEYGFFTVSNELNSYKLFLANYSGNAGDSLRYHNNTNFSTFNKDNDKCVDHCAALRKGGYWYNCCTDSNLNGVFYRYGEHTKNTDGITWYGWHGPNYSLKKVEMKVRPVGFQP